The following are from one region of the Marinomonas sp. CT5 genome:
- a CDS encoding ABC transporter ATP-binding protein yields MPTISLTNLTKCYDGNTEPSVDQVSLTVEDGEFMCLLGPSGCGKTTILRMIAGIEHSTSGEIAVDDLVVDSVHQSCFIPPEQRRIGFVFQNYALWPHMTVERNVDFGLRLQKVPAQERKERCLDVMSKLRILEYADRYPSQLSGGQQQRVALARMLAVNPGILLLDEPLSNLDATLRLEMRAELRRLHQTFGTTIIFVSHDQWEAMTLANTIAVMNKGQLQQIGTPDEIYAEPSNRFVAEFIGNPKINIVDLKASAAEQISLANHIRSRIATNEFTSVCAIRPEDIILTDTANANTLPMSIENIMPTGGSWVIELSFGDDKLFHSTQSRPKWREGEQVNAYLPTSSLHFFDQASNRLVLPETGFDDSHLLLNSASINQKHTNQPLAKQA; encoded by the coding sequence ATGCCTACAATCTCATTAACTAATCTAACGAAATGCTACGACGGCAATACTGAACCTTCCGTTGATCAAGTATCACTGACAGTGGAAGACGGCGAATTCATGTGTTTGCTCGGTCCATCAGGCTGTGGCAAAACGACGATTTTACGCATGATTGCCGGTATCGAACATTCCACCAGCGGCGAAATTGCCGTAGACGATTTAGTGGTCGATTCGGTTCACCAATCCTGTTTTATTCCACCGGAACAGCGCCGTATTGGTTTTGTATTTCAAAACTATGCCCTTTGGCCCCACATGACAGTGGAACGCAATGTGGACTTTGGTTTGCGTTTACAAAAAGTACCAGCCCAAGAACGCAAAGAACGTTGTTTGGATGTGATGAGCAAGTTACGCATTCTTGAATACGCCGATCGTTATCCGTCTCAATTGTCTGGCGGTCAGCAACAACGTGTTGCCTTGGCACGTATGCTGGCGGTAAATCCTGGTATTCTGCTACTAGACGAGCCTTTATCGAACCTAGATGCGACTTTGCGACTAGAAATGCGCGCCGAGCTACGTCGCTTACATCAAACCTTTGGCACGACCATTATTTTTGTCAGTCACGACCAATGGGAAGCCATGACGCTGGCCAACACCATTGCAGTCATGAACAAAGGGCAGCTACAACAAATCGGTACGCCAGATGAAATTTACGCCGAGCCGAGCAATCGCTTTGTGGCGGAATTTATTGGTAACCCGAAAATAAATATTGTTGATTTAAAAGCCTCTGCCGCAGAGCAAATCAGCCTTGCTAATCATATTCGAAGCAGAATCGCCACCAACGAATTCACCAGCGTCTGCGCGATCCGTCCTGAAGACATCATTCTGACCGATACGGCAAACGCCAATACGCTGCCAATGAGCATTGAAAACATCATGCCAACGGGTGGCAGCTGGGTGATTGAACTAAGCTTTGGTGATGACAAATTATTCCACTCTACTCAGTCTCGTCCTAAGTGGAGAGAAGGAGAGCAAGTAAATGCTTATTTGCCAACGTCGTCACTGCACTTTTTTGATCAAGCAAGCAATCGCCTTGTTCTTCCAGAAACAGGTTTCGATGACAGCCATTTACTGCTCAACTCGGCGTCAATCAATCAGAAGCACACCAATCAACCACTCGCTAAACAAGCCTAA